Proteins co-encoded in one Dyella humicola genomic window:
- a CDS encoding helix-turn-helix transcriptional regulator, giving the protein MESKLKNIRILRLNDVCETTGLSRSQTYRLEADGRFPRRIKLGVSASGWIESEVQSWVAERIAASRGVGVAA; this is encoded by the coding sequence GTGGAATCCAAGCTCAAAAATATCCGCATTCTCCGGTTGAACGACGTTTGCGAAACAACCGGTTTGTCCCGCTCCCAGACATATCGGCTTGAGGCTGATGGGCGCTTCCCTCGCCGTATCAAGCTAGGCGTATCCGCGTCGGGCTGGATCGAGTCGGAAGTACAAAGTTGGGTCGCCGAACGCATCGCAGCCTCGCGTGGTGTCGGGGTGGCGGCATGA